Sequence from the Herbaspirillum sp. meg3 genome:
ACTGCGCTCGATCCAGGTCGTGCCTGTTCCGGTATCGGCCAACGAGCGTGAAAGCATGCAACGCGTTGCCGCACACACAGCGGCCTATCTGAATTCGCTGGTGCTGCCATCGACCGTTATCGGACTGGCCTGGGGTAATACCGTCGCTGCCATCGCCGACAATCTGGTGCCCAAGCATGTGCACGGTGTCGCAGTGGTTCAGTTGAACGGCTCGGGCGCCGGCGCCAACATCGTCAACACCTTTGGCGAATCCATCGTCTCTCGCTTCGCACAAAATTATGGTGCGCAGGCGCACAGCTTCCCTGTGCCGGCCTTCTTCGACTACGCCGACACGCGCAACGCCCTCTGGCGCGAACGCAGCATCAAAGCTATCCGCACCTTGCAGAGCAACGCCTCGATTTTGCTCTTCAGTATCGGCGCTGCAGAAACCGGCAGCCACATCCACACCGGTGGCTATCTCGACAAACAGGACCGGCAGGATATCCTCAAAGACGGCGTGATCGGCGACATCGCCACGGTGTTCTTCCGCGAAGACGGCAGCTGGCGTGATGTTGCGTTGAATGCACGCAGCAGCGGCCCGGATCTGGATCGTTTCCAGCGCGCAGCGCACTCCATCTGCGTAGTGTGCGGCAAGGGCAAGATTCCCGGCCTGCGCGCAGCGCTGCTGGGCGGCTACATCAACGAGCTGGTGATTGACGAACCGACTGCCAGATTGCTGGTGGAAGAACTGGAACAGCAACAAGAAGCCGTGGCCACAGATACAACAATCAACACCGCATCAAACAACAAAACCAACCGCAAGCGAGCAAAGCAATGACCTCACTGACTCCACCAGCCAGTTCGGAAACCTACGACCTCCTCATCATCGGTGGCGGCATCAACGGCGCCGGTGTGGCGCGCGATGCCGCGGGCCGAGGCCTCAAAGTCGCCTTGTGCGAACAGAATGACTTCGCCGGCGCCACCTCATCCGCCAGCACCAAGCTGATCCATGGCGGCTTGCGCTACCTCGAATACTACGAATTCCGCCTGGTCGCCGAAGCGCTGGCCGAGCGTGAACACCTGCTCAATATCGCGCCGCACATTGCATGGCCGCTGCGCTTTGTCATGCCGCACGTCAAAGGCTTGCGTCCGCGCTGGATGATCCGCCTCGGCTTGTGGATGTACGACCATATCGGAGGCCGCATCACGCTGCCGCATTCGCGCAGCATTGAACTGGATCGCATGGATGCACCGAGCGGCTTACGTGCTGACATCACACGCGGCTTCGCCTACTCGGACGCCTGGGTTGACGACGCTCGCCTGGTCATCCTGAATTTGCAAAGCGCCCAGGAACACGGTGCAGACATTTTTGCACGCACCCGGCTCGTCGACGCCAAGCGCATCAACGGCGCGTGGCAATGCGAGCTTGAAAACACCATCACCGGGGCTCGCCAGAATCTCACCGCACGCGCCGTCGTCAATACCGCGGGCCCGTGGGTCGCGAAGATGGATCATTTGCTGAATCCGACTGAACAAGGCAGCAAGCACGCCGCTGTCAAACTGGTACGCGGCAGCCACATCATCGTGCCGCGCCTGTTCGCGGGCGAGCATGCCTACATCCTCCAAAATGACGACAAGCGCATCGTCTTCATGATTCCTTATGAAGACAAATTCACGCTGATCGGCACCACCGACGTCCCGCAAGAGAACATGGACA
This genomic interval carries:
- the glpD gene encoding glycerol-3-phosphate dehydrogenase, producing MTSLTPPASSETYDLLIIGGGINGAGVARDAAGRGLKVALCEQNDFAGATSSASTKLIHGGLRYLEYYEFRLVAEALAEREHLLNIAPHIAWPLRFVMPHVKGLRPRWMIRLGLWMYDHIGGRITLPHSRSIELDRMDAPSGLRADITRGFAYSDAWVDDARLVILNLQSAQEHGADIFARTRLVDAKRINGAWQCELENTITGARQNLTARAVVNTAGPWVAKMDHLLNPTEQGSKHAAVKLVRGSHIIVPRLFAGEHAYILQNDDKRIVFMIPYEDKFTLIGTTDVPQENMDNGAKISTEEEAYLLRAVNQYLAKPIGNADIVWRYAGVRPLFDDESDNPSAVTRDYTLVLQDAENTPCVSVYGGKITTYRRLAESVLEKLAPWTKTRRGSWTNQEALPGGKFKRADRAQELEYLKKKYAQLDTHFLTRLFGRHGRNAHVILKEAQAPAELGRDFGGGLVQREVEYLITHEWAYQPDDILWRRTKCGLHMSEQERADFAAWFNERCARRS
- a CDS encoding sugar-binding transcriptional regulator, producing MATADRQSVAHSAVRVARLYYFQNMTTAAIAEEMGTSRATVSRLLSYAMENGLVEIRVHDPLELSGNLEAAIKKHYALRSIQVVPVPVSANERESMQRVAAHTAAYLNSLVLPSTVIGLAWGNTVAAIADNLVPKHVHGVAVVQLNGSGAGANIVNTFGESIVSRFAQNYGAQAHSFPVPAFFDYADTRNALWRERSIKAIRTLQSNASILLFSIGAAETGSHIHTGGYLDKQDRQDILKDGVIGDIATVFFREDGSWRDVALNARSSGPDLDRFQRAAHSICVVCGKGKIPGLRAALLGGYINELVIDEPTARLLVEELEQQQEAVATDTTINTASNNKTNRKRAKQ